A region from the Hypanus sabinus isolate sHypSab1 unplaced genomic scaffold, sHypSab1.hap1 scaffold_786, whole genome shotgun sequence genome encodes:
- the LOC132390147 gene encoding ER lumen protein-retaining receptor 1-like isoform X2, with translation MNVFRFLGDLSHLLAIVLLLLKVWRSRSCAGISGKSQFLFAAVFTSRYLDLFTNFISFYNTCMKQIQAQSNQMFFI, from the exons ATGAACGTGTTCAGGTTTCTGGGAGACCTCTCGCATCTGCTCGCTATTGTCCTGCTGCTGCTGAAGGTTTGGAGGAGCCGGTCGTGTGCAG gaATCTCGGGGAAAAGCCAATTCCTCTTTGCTGCTGTCTTCACCAGCCGCTACCTAGACCTGTTCACCAACTTCATCTCCTTCTACAACACATGCATGAAG caaatacaggcccagagcaatcaaatgttcttcatttgA